The genomic segment TTCAGAGTTTAGAGATTAACACTCTTTCATCTCCGGTCTGTAGAAAATAAGGTTTTCCATTAAGTTGTGTGGAAATGAATAACTCGTAATGTGATGATTCTGTGATGATGTTCTTTTCCTATTGATGTTATACTACATCATAAAGGTATAGTCCGTGTATTAATGAAGAAACACACGTGTCTCTTTTATTTGTgaacatacatttttaagacaaaatgttttattgtctcCAGCTCAGCATGAAACCATCAGATGATCTCTCTTTTTCTAAAAACATCTTAACCGATTTACAAATTCATCATTCCATATCCCcaaaactatatatataaactCAAATCTACTCTAAACATATGAAGTCATCTTAATCTATAATATATtttcacatgaataaataagagAAGCCAGAAACTTGCAAAACCGATAAACAAGTCTCGTGATGTTTCAACATCCTTACCAAAAGATTATTTCTCTATCAAATAATTGTTATAACTAAAATCATAATTCTAGAGATTAACATTTGCTCCAAAGTCGAGATGATGACTGGACGCTGATCATTTCTGgtcaaatatagaaataaatacagatgtGATCTCTAATTCTGAGTTCAGGTGACGGGACATTTTTAGTTGTTGACTCCGTAAAGTTGAGTTCTTCCCCCCTGTCCGTCcctctgttggttggttggtttgtggttttgtttttcaacagGATTATAAACTACAGcacagattttcatgaaattaGCCAAGAAACCACGAGGAATGTTTTGATCACTTTCTTAAACTTTCGCAggtaattatttgttttcttgatgaaaaatattcttCAGCGGACTGATGTGTCTATGTGACATTTCATACAGGCCCTCACACTCGCAGCAGACGAAAAACTTTCTCTGGGTGGAGAGGTTAAACAGTGGATACGCAACACTCGCAGCAGACAACAGCAGAAAACTTACAGGTTTTATCACACAGTCAAAGTCACATTCATTGTCAAATGGGACCCTTTGCATCAAAGCGACtggaaagtaaaaacacatggtGATGGTGAACGTGGCTCGGACGGCGTTGAAGGCTCTCCTCTTGGCCGGATGCAGCTTGTCGCTCTCTGGGCCGGGCTTCTTCAGCATGTTCACGGTTTTGATGCTGGAGTGCACCACCATGGACGTCATGAACATTATCAGAAAAAACGGTAAATTCGCGAAGAATTTCCCGGCAACAGCGGGGAAGGACTCGAACGTGTGCATGATGGCGAACGACAAAGAGAAGAGCCACACCATCGCCACACAAACCTCCCTGTATCTGCGCTTCTTCAGCAGAGGGTAGGACGTCGGGTGAATCACCGCAACGTACCTCTGGATGCAGATGAAACCCAAGTTCATGGGCCCGCCGGTCTGTGCATACGCAAGCAGAAAATCTAAGACTCTGGACTGTCCGTCCGGCAGAAGAAAGAGGATGCAGAGATGAACGAGGGATACCAAGTGCTGGGAGTTGTGGAAAAGGGCTAAGTTACAATTCAGGATATCTGGAGTCTTTCTGGAGGTGAGAGAGGTCCAGAGCAGCGTGACGACCACAGGTTGACCAGTGAGGAAAGTGACGATGTCGACCAGTGagagataaaacacaaaaccctgTCCACACACGCACTGTGGCCCGCTGGAGTTGAGCGTGACGTTCTCGAGTGAATCCTTCATCTTATCAGAGCGCGGACCAGAGCTGAAAGAAGAGATGATCTTATGAGTTCATCTTTCAAAAGTCTCGTCCAAGGTAGCTGCGGATTTTATACAAGTACAGAAACTCATCAACGTTTCTCATTCCTGAAGCTGTTTGTCGTTATATTTCTGCCATTTTCTGAATCATCAAGACATTATTTTCTATTGAATTTCATTCAATCTGGTCTGATGAGCATTAAAAATTATAAATCTTTCCTTCAGGAACTATTTTTATACAAGTATGTTGAGATGAGACCGAATAAATGGATCACTGCACTGAAATGATGATAAagtattgaaataataaaaggaaTTTGAAagcaaacagaacaaacaatgAACTAATTTAATAACCTATGAATTAGTTAAATGTGATAATCATATTCTTTAGATC from the Paralichthys olivaceus isolate ysfri-2021 chromosome 20, ASM2471397v2, whole genome shotgun sequence genome contains:
- the LOC138405907 gene encoding uncharacterized protein, translating into MKIRCHQSVNHSAHNSIVRAAAEHSSSGPRSDKMKDSLENVTLNSSGPQCVCGQGFVFYLSLVDIVTFLTGQPVVVTLLWTSLTSRKTPDILNCNLALFHNSQHLVSLVHLCILFLLPDGQSRVLDFLLAYAQTGGPMNLGFICIQRYVAVIHPTSYPLLKKRRYREVCVAMVWLFSLSFAIMHTFESFPAVAGKFFANLPFFLIMFMTSMVVHSSIKTVNMLKKPGPESDKLHPAKRRAFNAVRATFTITMCFYFPVALMQRVPFDNECDFDCVIKPVSFLLLSAASVAYPLFNLSTQRKFFVCCECEGLYEMSHRHISPLKNIFHQENK